From a region of the Oncorhynchus keta strain PuntledgeMale-10-30-2019 chromosome 13, Oket_V2, whole genome shotgun sequence genome:
- the cd68 gene encoding macrosialin, producing MKKVILFVFILSAIVSALASAQEDTKRSKPSVTVFPASEFGATSNTTTTSTTPTTALPTTESQNDTTTAAPTTTLTPITTASNTTTAAPTTANTTTAAPTTANTTTAAPTTANTTTAAPTTANTTTAAPTTANATTANATTAAPTTANATTHAPTTTATTQPQPTPPANLTVGNYTLKSEKGLCLMAQLALQIRVEDTGKTGVFIVQPVQTYAEGGCEKSTANLTLKFTEGFITFMFNKNTTQNAVYVDTVSFSLSYPLTSGDNGKTSLPYVAKNGSLDLFHAKVGHSYSCKSESVFMGKGLYLDITQDRIQAFNITKEWDFGTSDPCPADRPADYRVAIAVGIVLLILIIIVVVAYLLSRRKRSDGYQSL from the exons ATGAAGAAGGTAATTCTGTTCGTGTTTATACTCAGCGCTATTGTCTCAG CGCTGGCATCTGCTCAAGAGGATACCAAAAGATCCAAACCATCTGTAACTGTCTTCCCCGCCTCTGAGTTTGGCGCCACGTCCAACACTACCACAACCTCTACTACACCTACGACTGCATTACCCACCACAGAATCCCAGAATGATACCACCAcagcagctcctactacaactcTTACACCCATCACGACTGCATCCAATACCACCACAGCTGCCCCCACAACAGCCAATACCACCACAGCTGCCCCCACAACAGCCAATACCACCACAGCTGCCCCCACAACAGCCAATACCACCACAGCTGCCCCCACAACAGCCAATACCACCACAGCTGCCCccacaacagccaatgccacaacagccaatgccaccacagctgcccccacaacagccaatgccaccacacaTGCTCCCACCACTACTGCCACTACACAACCGCAGCCCACCCCTCCTGCTAACCTGACCGTGGGAAACTACACTCTCAAGTCGGAGAAGGGTCTGTGTCTGATGGCCCAGCTGGCCCTGCAGATCAGAGTGGAAGACACTGGAAAG ACAGGGGTATTCATCGTTCAACCAGTGCAGACATATGCTGAAGGGGGCTGTGAGAAATCCACGGCCAACTTAACCCTCAAGTTCACGGAGGGCTTCATCacattcatgtttaataag AACACTACCCAAAACGCTGTCTATGTCGACAcggtttctttctctctttcctacccGTTAACGTCTGGAG ACAACGGCAAAACGTCTCTACCCTACGTCGCCAAGAATGGGTCACTGGATCTCTTCCACGCTAAGGTTGGCCACTCCTACTCCTGCAAGAGCGAATCAGTTTTCATGGGAAAAGGGCTCTATCTGGACATCACCCAGGACAGGATACAGGCCTTCAACATCACCAAGGAGTGGGACTTCGGCACAT CTGACCCCTGCCCCGCCGACAGACCTGCTGACTACCGCGTGGCCATTGCTGTGGGGATTGTCCTCCTTATCCTCATCATCATCGTGGTGGTGGCCTATCTCCTGAGCAGGCGAAAAAGATCAGATGGCTACCAGTCCCTCTGA